GCGCAAAACTCCCGTGCTTATAGCCGTAAAGATGTAGCGCTAACGGCAATTTTTCTTGCCCTCCGGGTTCAGCAGTTGCTACAAGTCGGCACTGTCCTCCCCAACGCACTGCTTCACCGCGACATCAAGTAATATTGTGATGCCTTTGCTCCTCAATATACTTTGGTATTGTATGGCTAGAAACATTGTGAATCTCCCGGTTTGTAGCTGGGTAGGGCGTTAAAGTTTGATTACTTTGTAACTGAATAAGTTGCACATCGCCTAAAAGTGACGCGAAGATGGAAAGGGGACACTACAAAGTGCAAGGATTTACTCTATGCAATACAAGACAGTCCAGCAGCACCAACGACTTGGTATCGAAGTGCTGCAAGGTTGCAATCTCATGCAACTTACAGATCAACAGGTACAGGAATTCAAAAAATCTCTTTGGGAACACGGTGTTATCGTCGTCAGACAGCAACATCTTACTGCATCACAGTTGAAGGAATTTGCCCAACAGACTTTTGGTTATTCAAGGCTTGGGCGTCAGCAGCCTAAACCCAATGATCCCGAAATCGATCCAAACTTACTTTCTCCAGGTGTACATATCTTAGGAAATCCCAAAGGACATACTCAGGAAATTGTGGGCAAGTTTGCTTGGCAATGGCATCATGACAAAGACCACCTTCCAAAAACGGAAGGACTGGATATGAATGCTCTGTATGTGGTGATGCTTTATGGAGTGGAAATACCTCAAGGAGTCGATGGACAACCTCACACGACTGAATTTCTCGACATGATAGAAGCATACAACAACTTTGAACCAGAACATCAGCGGCAATTAGAGTCAATGAATATGTATCATTTGTCGCCCGTCTTTAGTGAGTCTGAGAGTGATGTTCCTATGAAAGTGCATCCAATCGTATCAACCCACAAAGTGACTGGGCACAAAGGATTATATCTTGGCTCAGACACATCGATTCCTGTTGGTATGGAAGAGAAACCAGAGTCGGCAAAACAGTTTTGGCAAGAACTATTTGAGACTGTTCTGGATCGCACACCAGTTTTCGCTCATGTTTGGCAACCGGGCGATATTGTTTTTTGGGACAACTCGCAAGTTATGCACACAGGCACTCCGTACGATGCCACGCAGTATAAACGCGTCGCTTTACGCTTAGGAGTTGTGGACAACACTTATGTCTAGATACTGTCAATTGGCTTGTTATGCTCTAATCTCCGATTCGGTTTCCTAGAGTACTCTCGCCTTTTCAGCGATTGTAAAATCAGCACAGCAATCGACTACTAAGAATGCATCCAGCGGCGCGTGCCAAAAAATTGACAGGAAAATGAAGTCATATGAGCTGCTTGCTGCAACGCAGTGGTAAAACTTTCCTGTAAAATGTGATGACAAAAAGCACCGTGGAAAATATCTCCAGCCCCTAGTGTATCAACAGCTTGAACAGCAGGTACATCTATAACGCCAGCTTTTCCATCTTCGAGATATCGAATCGGTTTTTCTCCATGAGTGATGGCAATGTGACAAATACCAAATCCACTCAGATAAGCAAAAACCTCATCTTCAGTCTCGCAGTTGGGCGGATGAAAATTAGCAGAACAAATAGCGTAGTCTACAAAAGGTAAGACTTTCTCAAAGCCGTTTTTCCAACTACCACCATCGATAACAACTGGGATATTCCTCGCTTTAGCTATTTGGGCAATTTCACTTCCAACAGCCATTTGATGTCCATCTATTAAAACAATGTCAACGTGTTGTAAAATTTCTGGCCAAATAGATTCACGGTTTGCTTGAGTTTTGACAGCGTTTATGGAAACGACTGCGCGTTCACCAGTTGCTTGGGTGACAATAATAGAAGAAACTGGTGGCGCGTTTTGTGTGTTGGGATCAAGGTCAATTATTTCAACTTTATAATTTGCTAAATCTCCTTTTATCAACTGCGTCATTGGGTGACAACCTACTACGCCCAAGACTGTCGCTTGATTACCCAAATGACTGAAAGTAACAGCCGCGTTTGTTGCTGGACCACCTGCAGCAACAGTGTAGTCAGCAGCGACTATTTTCTGATTACTCTGAGGAGGAGATTGGGCAAGGTAAATCAAATCTAAAGTGACTAAACCGACAAATAACCCACTTTTTTTCATATAGTTCAACGAATCACAGGCAAGCCTGACAGCGCCATCGCTATTTCTTCAGCACTATATTCAGTATCGCGTAACAATCCTGCCTGATAATCCATGTACGCTTGCATATCGAAGTGACCGTGACCACACAAATTGAATAGGATGGTCTTACTCACTCCTTCTTCCTTGCAGCGTAGTGCTTCATCAATCGCACCCTTGACTGCATGATTAGCTTCAGGGGCAGGTAAAATACCTTCACTACGGGCAAAAGTTAAACCAGATGCAAAACAATCAAGTTGTGTGAAAGCTCTTGTTTCAATCAAACCCAAATCTACAACGTGACTGAGCAAAGGTGCCATACCATGATACCGCAACCCACCTGCATGAATGCCTTGGGGAACAAAGGTGCTGCCCAAAGTGTACATCTTGACAAGGGGAGTGAGATGTGCTGTATCGCCAAAGTCATATGTATATTTGCCCTTAGTTAAGGTTGGGCAAGCAGCCGGTTCAACTGCCACAAATTTGATATCACTTTGCTCACCGCGCAGCTTTGCACCCATGAAAGGAAAGGCAATACCAGCAAAATTACTACCGCCACCTGTACAACCCACGATAATATCAGGATAGTCACCTGCTTGCTCCAGTTGTGTCAGCGCTTCTTGACCGATGACAGTCTGATGATGTAGCACATGATTCAACACGCTACCTAATGAATATTTTGTCTGCTCATCTTGAACTGCCACTTCTACCGCTTCACTAATGGCGATCCCCAAACTGCCTGTGCTATCAGGATTTTCTTGGAGAATCTTTCGCCCTGCTTGTGTTTCATCACTGGGGCTAGCTATAACACGCGCACCAAAAGATTCCATAAAAGCGCGACGATATGGCTTTTGTCGATAGCTTACTTTTACCATGTAAACCACGACTTCTAAGCCAAAAAAAGCACCAGCAACTGCCAGCGAAGAACCCCATTGTCCTGCACCAGTTTCTGTTATCAGGCGCTTTACCCCTGCTTGCTTGTTGTAATAAGCCTGTGGAATCGCTGTATTGGGTTTGTGGCTACCAGCTGGACTGACACCTTCGTACTTATAGTAAATTTTAGCAGGGGTATCAAGAGCTTCCTCTAGGCGTCGGGCGCGGTAAAGTGGAGTTGGTCGCCACTGACGGTAAATTGATTGTACTTCCTCAGGAATTTCAATCCAGCGTTCAGTGGTAACCTCTTGGGAAATCAGCGCCGCTGGAAAAAGGGGTTCTAAGTCTTT
This portion of the Brasilonema sennae CENA114 genome encodes:
- a CDS encoding TauD/TfdA dioxygenase family protein, translating into MQYKTVQQHQRLGIEVLQGCNLMQLTDQQVQEFKKSLWEHGVIVVRQQHLTASQLKEFAQQTFGYSRLGRQQPKPNDPEIDPNLLSPGVHILGNPKGHTQEIVGKFAWQWHHDKDHLPKTEGLDMNALYVVMLYGVEIPQGVDGQPHTTEFLDMIEAYNNFEPEHQRQLESMNMYHLSPVFSESESDVPMKVHPIVSTHKVTGHKGLYLGSDTSIPVGMEEKPESAKQFWQELFETVLDRTPVFAHVWQPGDIVFWDNSQVMHTGTPYDATQYKRVALRLGVVDNTYV
- a CDS encoding sugar kinase; the encoded protein is MKKSGLFVGLVTLDLIYLAQSPPQSNQKIVAADYTVAAGGPATNAAVTFSHLGNQATVLGVVGCHPMTQLIKGDLANYKVEIIDLDPNTQNAPPVSSIIVTQATGERAVVSINAVKTQANRESIWPEILQHVDIVLIDGHQMAVGSEIAQIAKARNIPVVIDGGSWKNGFEKVLPFVDYAICSANFHPPNCETEDEVFAYLSGFGICHIAITHGEKPIRYLEDGKAGVIDVPAVQAVDTLGAGDIFHGAFCHHILQESFTTALQQAAHMTSFSCQFFGTRRWMHS
- a CDS encoding TrpB-like pyridoxal phosphate-dependent enzyme, with the translated sequence MDTIKYTLSENQIPQSWYNIQADLPTPMAPVLHPGTYQPITAKDLEPLFPAALISQEVTTERWIEIPEEVQSIYRQWRPTPLYRARRLEEALDTPAKIYYKYEGVSPAGSHKPNTAIPQAYYNKQAGVKRLITETGAGQWGSSLAVAGAFFGLEVVVYMVKVSYRQKPYRRAFMESFGARVIASPSDETQAGRKILQENPDSTGSLGIAISEAVEVAVQDEQTKYSLGSVLNHVLHHQTVIGQEALTQLEQAGDYPDIIVGCTGGGSNFAGIAFPFMGAKLRGEQSDIKFVAVEPAACPTLTKGKYTYDFGDTAHLTPLVKMYTLGSTFVPQGIHAGGLRYHGMAPLLSHVVDLGLIETRAFTQLDCFASGLTFARSEGILPAPEANHAVKGAIDEALRCKEEGVSKTILFNLCGHGHFDMQAYMDYQAGLLRDTEYSAEEIAMALSGLPVIR